A portion of the Magnolia sinica isolate HGM2019 chromosome 17, MsV1, whole genome shotgun sequence genome contains these proteins:
- the LOC131230460 gene encoding uncharacterized protein LOC131230460 produces MDPLKYLFEKPALTGRITKWQLLLSEFDITYVTQKAIKGQALADHLAGHSLPYYQPLKTFFPDEDVLLIEEEERKAGEWTLFFDGAVNSKGSRVGAILYSPDDVPIPISKRLAFQCTNNVTEYEACIAGLREANILNIKKLLVFGDSQFIINQINGDWKTKDEKLIPYHVYLEILIEEFDEITFSYMPRAKNQFADALATLTSMLEIPKGVAEWELIVELQEEPRSAYRSMKLNIP; encoded by the coding sequence ATGGACCCGTTGAAGTACTTGTTCGAAAAGCCGGCACTAACGGGGAGGATCACAAAATGGCAGTTACTGCTTTCTGAGTTTGACATCACTTATGTCACCCAGaaggcaatcaaggggcaagcactggccGATCATCTAGCGGGGCACTCTCTGCCCTACTATCAAccattgaagaccttcttccctgacgAGGACGTCCTCCTGatcgaggaagaagaaaggaaggctGGAGAGTGGACGCTCTTCTTTGATGGAGCTGTAAATTCGAAGGGAAGTAGAGTAGGCGCCATACTCTACTCTCCCGATGACGTCCCAATTCCCATATCCAAGAGGCTGGCATTCCAATGTACTAACAATGTGACTGAATATGAAGCATGCATTGCAGGTCTAAGAGAAGCCAATATCCTCAATATAAAAAAGTTACTAGTCTTCGGAGATTCAcaattcatcatcaatcaaataaatGGCGATTGGAAGACCAaagatgaaaagctgatcccATATCACGTCTACCTAGAAATTTTAATTGAGGAATTCGACGAAATCACATTCTCCTACATGCCCCGAGCCAAGAATCAATTTGCAGACGCTCTAGCTACCCTCACTTCAATGCTAGAGATCCCAAAAGGAGTTGCAGAATGGGAACTCATCGTCGAACTCCAGGAGGAACCACGTTCTGCCTACAGATCAATGAAGCTGAACATCCCTTAA
- the LOC131230459 gene encoding uncharacterized protein LOC131230459 produces MQLIHWIDKGKWPFLDWTDIKIPSQDEPEEPEELQLLGEEVESDSDSEPSPADIMVIGTGDSQEQTEQNHGIERGKEPPWSAIPLTIESTSELPREVRIGRSLSLENKQRMVKFLKPRLSNFAFSYEDMPGLDEDLVVLWVMPFGLKNVGATYQRAMTALFHDMINKEMKVYVDDMIVKSRTIEGHFKDLKKLLDRLKKFKLRLNPQKCVFPAIEGKLLGFIVSEDGIRVDETKTRAIIEMPPPKTEKEIWGFLGRIQYIS; encoded by the exons ATGCAGCTCATCCATTGGATTGATAAAGGGAAGTGGCCTTTCCTTGACTGGACGGACATCAAAATCCCATCGCAAGATGAACCTGAAGAGCCAGAAGAACTTCAATTATTAGGCGAAGAAGTTGAATCAGATTCCGATTCTGAGCCCAGCCcagcagacatcatggtcattGGGACAGGTGACTCACAGGAACAGACAGAGCAGAACCATGGGatcgaaagggggaaagaaccaCCTTGGTCAGCCATCCCCCTAACGATCGAATCAACCT CGGAGCTTCCCAGAGAGGTGCGCATCGGGAGATCACTCTCCCTGGAAAACAAGCAAAGAATGGTGAAGTTTCTGAAACCGAGGTTGTCCAACTTTGCCTTCTCTTATGAGGACATGCCAGGGCTCGATGAAGACTTGGTGGTGCTCTG GGTTATGCCCTTTGGGCTGAAGAATGTaggagctacatatcagcgagccatgactgccttgttTCATGACATGATAAATAAGGAAATGAAAGTCTATGTGGACGACATGATCGTCAAATCTCGCACGATCGAAGGACACTTCAaggatctcaaaaagctcttagATAGGCTAAAAAAGTTCAAGCTCCGACTCAACCCACAAAAATGTGTTTTCCCTGCAATCGAAGGCAAACTGTTAGGCTTCATCGTCAGCGAAGATGGTATTCGGGTGGATGAAACTAAGACCAGGGCAATCATCGAAATGCCACCACccaaaactgaaaaagaaatttgGGGCTTCCTTGGGCGAATCCAGTATATCAGCTGA